The following are encoded together in the Camelina sativa cultivar DH55 unplaced genomic scaffold, Cs unpScaffold00506, whole genome shotgun sequence genome:
- the LOC104773248 gene encoding uncharacterized protein LOC104773248, which translates to MLSTECETVSVPNILVPLHEHLLSCTEESIYSCDLCYGENGIAYQCTECGYRLHKDCIQRFLSYPSPCGHSLKISMPNRSPQYANDRCHFCQSNLASPFARCTMCNINISLICMGSQPPPTICEPKHHKHSLTLLVRLVTFICNACGVEGDRNPYVCLECNLMVHKDCIEMLPRVICINRHDHRISHTFHIGQGEGDWECGVCRKTIDWVYGAFKCSRCPSYAVHSRCATKKEVWDFKELEDVPEEEEEIEEPFKVFRENEIIHFSHEEHVLRLDDENNVNTRCGGCILAINGDPCYKCVECDFVLHKACASLPRKKRHLLHNHKLTLQVDDSSGFTCKACETCSNGFRYKCLDDNCEDDVVYDVRCSSVSEPFQHDLHPHPLY; encoded by the coding sequence atgctttCTACTGAATGTGAAACAGTGAGCGTACCAAATATTTTAGTGCCGTTGCATGAACATCTTTTATCATGTACAGAAGAATCTATCTATTCTTGTGATTTGTGTTACGGTGAAAATGGCATCGCCTATCAGTGCACAGAGTGCGGCTATCGGCTACACAAAGACTGTATCCAGCGCTTTCTCAGCTACCCATCTCCGTGCGGTCACTCCCTCAAGATCTCCATGCCCAATAGATCACCTCAGTATGCAAATGACCGATGCCATTTTTGTCAAAGCAATCTTGCTTCTCCGTTTGCTCGTTGCACGATGTGCAACATAAACATTAGCCTAATTTGTATGGGAAGTCAACCACCACCCACTATTTGTGAACCAAAGCATCACAAGCATAGCCTCACTCTGTTGGTAAGGTTAGTCACCTTTATATGTAATGCATGTGGTGTGGAAGGCGACCGCAATCCTTACGTATGTCTTGAATGCAATCTGATGGTCCACAAAGATTGTATCGAGATGCTACCTCGAGTCATATGCATCAACCGGCATGATCATCGCATCTCTCATACTTTCCATATTGGTCAAGGAGAAGGAGATTGGGAGTGTGGAGTTTGTCGGAAGACGATTGATTGGGTATACGGAGCTTTTAAATGCTCTCGTTGTCCTAGTTACGCCGTTCATTCAAGATGTGCAACGAAAAAGGAAGTGTGGGATTTTAAAGAACTTGAAGATgtgcctgaagaagaagaagaaatcgaagagCCATTCAAGGTATTCAGAGAAAACGAGATCATTCATTTTAGTCATGAAGAACATGTTCTCAGATTGGATGATGAGAATAATGTTAACACGCGCTGCGGAGGTTGCATTCTTGCTATCAACGGCGATCCATGCTACAAATGCGTGGAATGTGATTTCGTGCTTCACAAAGCGTGTGCTAGTCTGCCTCGGAAGAAGAGACATTTGTTGCACAACCATAAACTCACTCTACAAGTTGATGACTCTTCAGGATTTACATGTAAAGCTTGTGAAACCTGTTCTAATGGTTTCAGGTACAAATGTCTTGACGACAATTGCGAAGATGATGTTGTGTATGATGTTCGGTGTAGTTCGGTATCGGAACCATTTCAGCATGATCTGCATCCACATCCCTTATACTGA
- the LOC109131550 gene encoding Fanconi anemia group D2 protein-like — MAIKYGGKYVDSFLKVFDFLEAHFQDHKELVIQLVKDLQKATRTLQALCSEAKGMKQTAITSKIPATKRSLERFLFHVKALLHTTSGGSNFWMGSLKHKDLRGQIVSSQAYVDNETDEVEETMSGEEEPMQEDELPLTP; from the exons ATGGCTATCAAGTATGGTGGGAAGTATGTGGACTCGTTTCTTAAAG TTTTTGATTTCCTGGAAGCACATTTTCAAGATCATAAGGAACTAGTCATCCAGTTG GTCAAAGATCTCCAGAAGGCTACAAGAACGTTACAGGCTCTATGTTCTGAAGCCAAG GGTATGAAACAAACAGCCATAACCAGCAAAATACCAGCAACAAAGAGATCTTTAGAGCGTTTTCTGTTTCACGTTAAAGCTCTTCTCCATACAACATCAGGCGGCTCCAACTTCTGGATGG GTAGCTTGAAACACAAGGACTTGAGAGGGCAGATAGTGAGTTCTCAGGCTTATGTAGATAACGAAACAGATGAGGTTGAAGAAACCATGTCCGGAGAAGAAGAGCCCATGCAAGAGGATGAACTTCCCTTGACACCTTAA